One stretch of Chiroxiphia lanceolata isolate bChiLan1 chromosome 1, bChiLan1.pri, whole genome shotgun sequence DNA includes these proteins:
- the RIDA gene encoding 2-iminobutanoate/2-iminopropanoate deaminase — translation MASLVKKIISTTKAPALGPYSQAVLVDRTMYIAGQIGLEPSTGQLVSGGAKEEAKQALKNMGEILKAAGCDYGNVVKTTVLMADMKDYNDINDVYKQFFKANFPARAAYQVAALPKGARVEIEAIAIQGPLQDASA, via the exons ATGGCCTCGCTCGTGAAGAAAATAATCAGCACTACCAAGGCCCCTGCACTGGGTCCCTACAG CCAAGCTGTGCTGGTGGACCGGACAATGTACATTGCAGGACAGATAGGCTTAGAACCTTCCACTGGGCAGCTTGTCTCTGGAGGGGCAAAGGAGGAAGCTAAGCAG gCTTTAAAAAACATGGGAGAAATCCTGAAAGCTGCAGGCTGTGACTATGGCAATG TTGTGAAGACTACGGTTTTGATGGCAGACATGAAGGACTACAATGATATTAATGATGTTTATAAACAAT TTTTCAAGGCAAACTTTCCAGCCAGGGCAGCCTATCAAGTTGCTGCTTTGCCCAAA GGTGCCCGAGTTGAGATTGAAGCTATTGCCATTCAGGGACCCCTCCAAGATGCTTCAGCCTGA
- the ERICH5 gene encoding glutamate-rich protein 5, which yields MGCSSSARSRPQEPPPPPPRASSGANTLTADNHETVADQTQLDPEQDVSLASEETNLGEHLPGEDAAAMILDVEEKIDSVSKREEPEGTEPLPAGAEESSELPSVWREEGNGPSPAAPEDVGAPSPGPAEDSGLVEGSDSSVVEVMDKVHITEEDHLIEGETGEQVETELLSETVSGGPETKEETGEAVDSAAATEMETANNKE from the exons atgggctgctccagcagcgCCCGCAGCCGCCCccaggagccgccgccgccgccgccgcggg CATCATCAGGTGCAAACACCTTGACTGCAGACAATCATGAAACCGTAGCTGACCAAACACAGTTGGACCCAGAACAGGATGTGAGCCTTGCCTCTGAGGAGACAAACCTAGGGGAGCATCTGCCAGGAGAGGATGCTGCAGCCATGATTCTGGATGTTGAGGAGAAGATCGATTCAGTCAGTAAAAGGGAGGAGCCAGAGGGCACCGAgcccctgcctgcaggagcagaggaaagctCTGAGCTGCCTTCTGTGTGGAGAGAGGAGGGCAATGGGCCTTCACCTGCAGCACCAGAAGATGTTGGGGCACCATCACCAGGACCAGCTGAGGACAGTGGGCTGGTAGAGGGCAGTGACAGCTCTGTAGTGGAAGTCATGGATAAAGTACATATTACTGAAGAGGACCACCTCATTGAGG GTGAGACGGGAGAACAGGTGGAAACTGAGCTGCTCAGTGAGACAGTAAGTGGAGGGcctgaaacaaaagaagaaacaggagaagctgtggatagTGCAGCAGCGACAGAGATGG AGACAGCTAACAACAAGGAATAG